A portion of the Fulvia fulva chromosome 1, complete sequence genome contains these proteins:
- a CDS encoding Serine/threonine-protein kinase ste20, whose product MKDLAVPELHPTTSTPTSTAAGDHHTARNKLRKRSPRRPAPPGRFHTNSSTTTAAAAAASGQQKPRSVSANNSSSNSNSNNTSPRRAAGGAEVAATTSTGAARTLQRSSSSRRHAQQKHSPSPMLPSPSSSNSNSNRNQLASDVDNAPASSNRNSLHPPSYTYHHQHAHTPQPARWSITHQTSSDLLGQRFDSADILNNLNAVSYSADYTTDYTTAAGAASTTRQAPAYDPFAPTVTQPRPEPPQLHVAPPTETQSYGNSAAIANPAVRLSQSLAATGRRMDDLASPRGDMSGMRSPRQRYSDESGKEGKVLKKKSGFSNIISSLVGTPRKPTISAPENPVHVTHVGYDQETGEFTGLPKEWQRTLQANGITEQEQKKNPQAIIDVVTFFNENNDNGSDDWTYHKFDNAKPRDCPQSLAPQGYPQQGPSPGGYGQIMSPPASPRFPKNEGESFENPRAPPPVPRGQGLGLSSPISPPAANGNMLPMRPAPKPPGGHSATMVPQRAAPPVPSPQREQPRNENGLPAVRYAPPTVTDISSNTQPMQSRSRANTGPAYQAQSPVSSPQEYQRQQEEAMKHAQQAMKQQSLERSQSQRQPNNVYQQQQAVPQQQLPSPSDSRQIPHPAAVDPRLGPAPRPRQRPRQSITNAEVLSKLQHICNSSDPTKKYRNLIKIGQGASGGVYTAFEVGTNKCVAIKQMNLEQQPKKDLIINEILVMRDSKHKNVVNFMDSFLVKGDLWVVMEYMEGGSLTDVVTFNMMSEGQISAVCRETLHGLQFLHSKGVIHRDIKSDNILLSMEGSIKLTDFGFCAQINESYMKRTTMVGTPYWMAPEVVTRKEYGRKIDIWSLGIMAIEMIEGEPPYLTESPLRALYLIATNGTPAIKEEHNLTPLFRDFLSFALKVDPDKRASAHDLLKHGFIQTAEPLATLAPLVKAARLARAEERKNKGN is encoded by the exons ATGAAAGATCTCGCCGTGCCGGAGCTCCATCCTACAACATCGACACCGACCTCCACAGCAGCAGGTGACCACCATACCGCTCGCAACAAACTGCGGAAGCGCTCTCCCCGGCGGCCTGCTCCACCCGGGCGCTTCCACACAAACAGCAGCACCACCActgccgccgccgccgccgcgTCTGGTCAGCAGAAGCCCCGCAGTGTGTCTGCAAACAACAGCAGCAGTAACAGCAACAGCAACAACACCAGTCCGCGCCGCGCTGCCGGTGGTGCAGAAGTAGCAGCGACGACGTCGACAGGAGCAGCGCGCACGTTGCAACGCTCCTCGTCTAGCCGGCGCCACGCACAGCAGAAGCACTCGCCTAGCCCAATGCTGCCGAGCCCTAGCTCGTCCAACTCCAACTCCAATCGCAATCAGCTCGCCAGCGACGTCGATAACGCGCCCGCCAGCTCCAACCGGAACTCTCTGCACCCGCCAAGCTACACCTACCACCACCAGCACGCGCATACACCGCAGCCCGCGCGCTGGTCCATCACGCACCAGACGTCGAGCGACCTGCTCGGACAGCGTTTTGACTCTGCCGACATCCTGAACAATCTGAACGCCGTCTCCTACTCCGCCGACTACACCACTGACTACACCACCGCCGCTGGCGCCGCCTCCACTACCCGGCAAGCTCCCGCCTACGATCCCTTTGCGCCCACTGTCACGCAACCGCGCCCAGAACCTCCTCAACTGCACGTCGCACCGCCCACCGAAACACAGTCGTACGGAAACAGCGCCGCCATCGCCAACCCCGCTGTGCGGCTGTCGCAGTCCCTAGCTGCGACAGGGCGGCGCATGGATGATCTTGCGTCCCCGCGGGGCGACATGAGCGGCATGAGGAGTCCACGTCAGAGGTACAGCGATGAGAGTGGGAAGGAAGGCAAGGTGCTTAAGAAGAAGAGCGGCTTTTCCAATATCATATCCAGCCTTGTGGGTACGCCTCGGAAACCTACCATATCAGCGCCGGAGAATCCTGTGCATGTCACCCACGTGGGCTACGATCAAGAAACAGGCGAGTTCACG GGACTACCCAAAGAATGGCAGCGAACATTGCAAGCGAACGGCATCACCGAACAAGAGCAGAAGAAGAATCCGCAAGCCATCATCGACGTGGTCACCTTCTTCAATGAGAACAACGACAACGGCAGCGACGACTGGACCTACCACAAATTCGACAATGCAAAGCCACGGGACTGTCCACAATCGCTGGCGCCGCAAGGCTACCCACAGCAAGGGCCGAGCCCAGGAGGATATGGGCAGATCATGAGCCCGCCTGCTAGTCCACGATTTCCAAAGAATGAAGGGGAGAGTTTCGAGAATCCGCGAGCACCACCGCCAGTCCCACGAGGTCAAGGCCTGGGACTGAGCAGTCCGATAAGTCCACCTGCTGCCAATGGCAACATGCTCCCTATGCGGCCAGCACCCAAGCCTCCAGGAGGTCACTCGGCGACTATGGTACCTCAACGAGCAGCACCACCAGTACCCAGCCCTCAGCGAGAGCAGCCAAGGAATGAGAACGGTCTTCCTGCCGTCAGATATGCACCACCAACAGTGACCGACATTTCGTCGAATACTCAACCTATGCAAAGCCGGAGTCGTGCAAACACTGGACCAGCATACCAGGCTCAATCGCCAGTGTCGTCGCCCCAGGAGTACCAGCGACAACAAGAAGAGGCCATGAAACATGCCCAGCAAGCTATGAAGCAACAGTCGCTAGAGAGATCGCAGTCTCAGAGGCAACCCAACAATGTCTACCAACAGCAGCAAGCAGTGCCCCAACAACAACTACCATCACCCTCCGACTCCCGACAGATACCACATCCCGCTGCTGTGGATCCCAGGCTGGGACCGGCACCACGGCCAAGACAGCGTCCACGACAGTCGATCACGAATGCAGAGGTTCTGAGCAAACTCCAGCACATTTGCAATTCTTCGGATCCAACGAAGAAGTACCGAAACCTGATCAAGATCGGACAGGGCGCATCCGGTGGTGTGTACACAGCGTTCGAGGTCGGCACTAACAAGTGCGTGGCCATCAAGCAGATGAATCTTGAACAGCAGCCCAAGAAGGACCTGATCATCAACGAGATTCTGGTCATGAGGGATAGCAAGCATAAGAATGTTGTCAACTTTATGGACAGTTTTCTCGTCAAGGGCGACCTTTGGGTGGTGATGGAGTATATGGAGGGCGGAAGCTTAACAGACGTGGTGACCTTCAACATGATGTCGGAAGGGCAGATCTCAGCGGTGTGTCGAGAGACGCTTCACGGGCTGCAGTTTCTGCATTCCAAGGGTGTCATCCACCGTGACATCAAGTCGGACAACATCTTGTTGTCCATGGAAGGCAGCATCAAGCTTACAGATTTCGGCTTCTGCGCACAGATCAACGAGTCGTACATGAAGCGTACCACCATGGTTGGCACACCTTACTGGATGGCGCCCGAGGTCGTGACAAGGAAGGAGTACGGCCGCAAAATCGATATCTGGTCTCTTGGAATCATGGCCATCGAAATGATCGAGGGCGAGCCGCCGTATCTGACCGAGTCTCCACTACGAGCTCTGTACTTGATCGCCACCAATGGAACGCCTGCCATCAAAGAAGAGCACAATTTGACGCCTTTGTTCAGAGATTTCCTGTCATTTGCGCTGAAGGTAGATCCGGACAAGAGAGCATCGGCTCATGACTTGCTCAAG CACGGTTTCATTCAGACTGCCGAGCCTTTGGCGACACTTGCGCCGCTTGTCAAGGCAGCAAGACTCGCACGTGCCGAGGAACGTAAGAACAAGGGCAATTAA
- a CDS encoding Palmitoyltransferase SWF1: MGALRNIAIAVLVVSLITFVALFGRLPALRRTPIGWLQRILCLHLPNGLRKVDRSLTGGRMTHRSQRLGLYLFYEKNPAVLMIFLALLTGSAVLFLWNTVHRLPAGLLVPIPPLLAMPYTSTYLCVTYKKHYISEPNFRARMADYPYDHILFRSGTTCRTCSIVKPARSKHCGFCGFCVAKCDHHCPWVNNCLGRGNYRYFLALLLTLGMLQIYGAYLSWWLLRPYFNIDGSTGLLSWARMELLGNALVIAVNRGGISIAGVGLLAASTAALPLGLLAYHLYLIWAGMTTNESQKWSDWKDDMLDGHVFQASRVELRKHNRQRSAPRGVNGHHNPALDTFDDDAVVTWPLTSDTVLVRTQDGRPPQGQEHLWSRVWSLDDIDNIYDLGGLENFLDVLRGK; encoded by the coding sequence ATGGGAGCGCTTCGCAACATCGCTATCGCCGTCCTCGTCGTGTCCTTGATCACCTTCGTGGCACTTTTTGGACGTCTGCCAGCCCTTAGGAGGACACCAATAGGCTGGCTCCAGCGAATACTCTGCCTCCATCTACCAAATGGGCTACGGAAAGTCGATCGGTCTCTTACTGGGGGACGAATGACACATAGAAGCCAACGCCTTgggctatacttgttctacGAGAAGAATCCGGCGGTTCTCATGATCTTCCTGGCCTTGTTGACCGGAAGCGCCGTACTCTTTCTCTGGAACACTGTCCACCGTCTACCTGCTGGGCTGCTTGTTCCAATACCACCGTTGCTTGCTATGCCCTACACCTCCACGTATCTTTGTGTTACCTACAAGAAGCACTATATCTCGGAGCCAAACTTTCGAGCGCGCATGGCCGACTATCCATACGATCATATCCTCTTCCGATCAGGGACTACATGCCGGACTTGCAGCATTGTGAAGCCAGCGCGATCCAAGCACTGCGGATTTTGTGGCTTCTGTGTAGCAAAGTGTGACCATCACTGCCCGTGGGTCAACAACTGTCTGGGTCGTGGGAACTACCGCTACTTTCTGGCACTACTGCTCACACTTGGCATGTTACAAATATACGGCGCCTATCTTAGTTGGTGGCTCTTGCGGCCGTACTTCAACATCGATGGAAGTACTGGGCTTCTGTCGTGGGCTCGGATGGAACTTCTTGGAAATGCGCTGGTGATAGCTGTGAACAGGGGAGGCATTTCGATTGCTGGTGTAGGTCTGCTTGCGGCATCGACTGCCGCCTTGCCACTCGGATTACTGGCATACCACTTATACCTTATCTGGGCAGGCATGACCACGAATGAGTCGCAGAAGTGGTCAGACTGGAAAGACGACATGCTCGATGGTCACGTCTTCCAGGCCAGTCGGGTCGAGCTTCGAAAGCACAATCGGCAACGAAGCGCTCCCAGGGGTGTGAATGGCCATCACAACCCGGCGTTAGATACTTTCGACGACGATGCCGTGGTCACTTGGCCACTCACCAGTGACACTGTTCTGGTGAGAACACAAGATGGCAGACCGCCACAAGGCCAAGAACACTTGTGGTCTCGCGTCTGGAGCCTGGACGACATTGACAACATCTACGATCTGGGTGGGCTCGAGAACTTCTTGGACGTCTTGCGCGGCAAGTGA
- a CDS encoding putative cytochrome b5, whose translation MSDTKEFTYSDVSEHTSKKDLYLVIHDKVYNSSSFVDEHPGGEEVLLDVGGQDATEAFEDVGHSDEAREILEGLLVGNLKRQEGDPAPKSAAQQVADTRKAVQAGGNGSVAVYAVILVGAAVAFFAYQYLQQSQNKS comes from the exons ATGTCTGACACCAAGGAATTCACCTACTCCGACGTCTCCGAACACACGTCCAAGAAGGACCTCTACCTCGTCATCCACGACAAGGTCTACAACTCCTCGAGCTTCGTCGACGAGCACCC AGGTGGTGAGGAGGTCCTGCTCGATGTAGGCGGCCAGGACGCAACCGAGGCGTTCGAAGACGTTGGCCACAGTGACGAGGCCCGAGAGATCCTCGAAGGTCTGCTGGTTGGCAACCTCAAGAGACAG GAGGGTGATCCAGCACCAAAGTCCGCCGCACAGCAGGTCGCCGACACACGGAAGGCTGTCCAAGCTGGCGGCAACGGCAGCGTCGCCGTCTACGCCGTCATTCTCGTTGGCGCCGCCGTAGCATTTTTTGCATACCAGTACCTGCAGCAATCCCAGAACAAGTCGTAA
- a CDS encoding Class E vacuolar protein-sorting machinery protein HSE1 translates to MFRAQANPMDDAVVKATDENLTSENWEYILDVCDRVSAKAEGPAQAMAALIKRLAHRNANVQLYTLELANALSQNCGPPLHRELASKAFTDALLRLAADRNTHAQVKQKVMERMGSWSDDFRSSRELGIMDQAYNKLRQQQPGLMPPSRPVKKEVSTEDRRKEDEELQMALALSIKDKGPAADTPATTNGNTQQPTQAPPPPQQGTTAATVSRVRALYDFAPSEAGELAFKKNDIIAVLESVYKDWWKGSLRGQTGIFPLNYVEKIQDPTKEELERDAQMESEVFGEIKNVEKLLALLSVGAEGGGRRGEREEEEVSELYQRTLSIRPKLIELIARYSQKKDDFTQLNEKFIKARRDYEALLESSMSQPQYQQQYPVRQRQPSYPPQHQQPPYAMQQPPMQGYPPQGPPQAQAYQVQQPYAAQSQQHLPPQSDVQRYYSPVPGEQPPQGGFPSPYPQQSGPPQGAANVPAPFHFIPGGIQQGAPQSAEIRRKPSPNALQGNILPTDPYGAAPVFQGQIRPNSIHTLNSGNPQELATGGYESPVDNRHSYPSAQFQQQPTQQPPAPNQAYEAYSQQPQSQPVQTQAQQTLPSHIRNDRDGLPSRQRTASFESPTSMYSTQQDGQHPPQQAPQQPSAPLPGIPISPGMQPSGQPPYQAYQPYQQQQQQQHPQARVPSSGNEGDPGDFYR, encoded by the exons ATGTTTCGCGCGCAGGCAAATCCGATGGACGATGCCGTCGTCAAGGCCACCGACGAGAACTTGACGAGCGAGAACTGGGAGTACATCCTCGACGTCTGCGATCGAGTCTCGGCCAAAGCTGAAGGCCCAGCACAGGCCATGGCCGCCCTCATCAAGCGCCTGGCCCACCGCAACGCCAACGTCCAGCTGTATACCCTCGAGCTCGCCAACGCCCTGTCGCAGAACTGTGGCCCGCCGCTGCACCGGGAACTCGCCTCCAAGGCCTTCACCGACGCACTGCTGCGCTTGGCGGCAGACCGTAACACTCATGCTCAAGTCAAGCAAAAGGTCATGGAGCGCATGGGCTCCTGGAGCGACGACTTCCGATCGTCGCGTGAGCTGGGCATCATGGATCAGGCGTACAACAAGCTAAGGCAGCAGCAACCAGGTCTGATGCCGCCAAGCCGGCCAGTGAAGAAGGAAGTCAGCACAGAAGACCGAAGGAAGGAGGACGAAGAGCTGCAGATGGCACTGGCGCTGAGCATCAAGGACAAAGGTCCGGCAGCGGACACACCGGCGACAACCAACGGCAACACCCAGCAACCGACACAGGCCCCGCCACCTCCCCAACAGGGGACTACAGCTGCTACAGTGAGCAGAGTGCGGGCTTTGTACGACTTTGCGCCCTCCGAGGCCGGCGAGCTGGCTTTCAAAAAGAACGACATCATTGCTGTGCTGGAGTCGGTATACAAAGATTGGTGGAAAGGCAGCCTGAGAGGACAAACTGGCATCTTCCCGCTGAACTACGTCGAGAAGATCCAGGACCCAACGAAGGAGGAGCTGGAGAGAGATGCACAAATGGAATCCGAGGTGTTCGGTGAGATCAAGAATGTCGAGAAGTTGCTTGCGTTGCTCAGCGTAGGCGCAGAAGGAGGTGGCAGGAGAGGCGAacgggaagaggaggaagtCAGTGAGCTCTACCAGCGAACGTTGAGCATACGACCGAAATTGATTGAGCTCATCGCTCGATATTCGCAGAAGAAAG ACGACTTCACTCAGCTGAACGAGAAGTTCATCAAGGCACGGCGCGACTACGAAGCTTTACTCGAGTCTTCCATGTCGCAACCGCAGTACCAGCAACAATATCCTGTTCGACAGAGGCAACCGTCGTACCCCCCGCAACATCAACAACCACCTTATGCTATGCAGCAACCTCCAATGCAGGGCTATCCTCCTCAGGGACCGCCCCAGGCTCAGGCTTACCAAGTACAGCAGCCATATGCTGCGCAAAGTCAACAGCACCTACCTCCGCAGTCCGATGTTCAACGTTACTATTCACCCGTTCCCGGGGAGCAGCCACCACAAGGTGGGTTTCCTAGTCCTTACCCGCAACAGAGCGGGCCACCTCAGGGCGCAGCAAATGTTCCTGCTCCCTTCCATTTCATACCCGGTGGCATCCAGCAAGGTGCGCCTCAGTCAGCCGAGATTCGAAGAAAGCCAAGTCCGAATGCTTTGCAGGGCAACATCCTCCCGACTGATCCCTATGGCGCCGCTCCTGTCTTCCAGGGCCAGATAAGACCAAACAGCATTCATACCCTGAACAGTGGGAACCCGCAGGAGTTGGCGACAGGTGGCTACGAATCGCCAGTCGACAATCGCCACTCGTATCCCTCAGCTCAGTTCCAGCAGCAGCCAACCCAACAGCCACCAGCTCCAAATCAGGCGTACGAAGCTTACTCGCAGCAACCACAGAGCCAGCCCGTGCAGACACAGGCGCAGCAGACTCTACCGTCGCACATAAGGAACGACCGTGACGGTCTTCCCAGCCGTCAAAGAACAGCAAGTTTTGAATCACCCACCAGCATGTATTCGACACAACAAGACGGCCAACACCCACCACAGCAAGCGCCTCAACAGCCGAGCGCTCCACTGCCCGGCATCCCAATCAGCCCAGGCATGCAGCCAAGTGGGCAGCCGCCTTATCAGGCATATCAGCCTTACCAGcaacagcagcagcagcaacaTCCACAAGCCAGGGTACCCTCCAGTGGCAATGAAGGTGATCCGGGTGACTTTTACAGATGA